GTATTACGTCCTCCTTTCTACGCAAAATAAAAACGCCTCTATATAAGAGACGTCAGTATATTATTTTGTTTTAATTAATGGCTTTATTTTCTCTACGATGCTATTAGCAAATTCTTTTACTTCATTGTTATCTTGTTGTTTGCAGTATTGAATGATATCTTTGAGTTTATCTTGGATTTCCCTATCTTTTAACTTCTTGTTATAGTCTTCTTCCATAGTCTCAAAGTATTTATCTACAAAATGCTTATTACGTCCCCTAGTTGCAACTTCATTAAACCAATTCCTTTGTTCCTCTTTGCCCATTATTCTCACTCCTAAAATAGATTAATAACTAAATTACATTAAATATATTAACCTAATTAGAAATAAAAATAAATTCTTCAACCCCTTGCATCTGCCTTTTCCGCTTCGCTCCAAAGCCGTCTGCTACTATCTCTTTTATTACTTCACCGATAAAGTATCTATTATCGATAGTATAATTATTATAGTAGCGACGAGTGGAGGCGATAGCCGGAACCGAAGTCGCAAGGTTTTATCTTTATTTGTCCGAATAAAGTCGTACTCGTTATCAGTACGTTATCATTTACGTTTCAACAAGATAAAGAGAAGAAATCCTCTTAAAATCGCCTTTAACCGTTGTGGCTCTAAGGCTCAAATCGATTTCAATAGGTATCGTTTTCGTCACACGTTATGGGGTAATAGGTATCGTTTTCGTCACACGTTATGGGGTAATAGGTATCGTTTTCGTCACACGAGAAATTCGATAGGTTCGATTTCGGTCACCTATGTTGTCAAAACGATACCTATTTACGTAGTTTCGCTAACTCCTCGAACTGTTTACGAATGATTCTCGTATACTCATCTTCGCTATCTTTACGGAACATAATGTCGGGATGTACTAGATACGTCTCTGAGCGGTGTGCTCTTTGTTGCATAATGACACCAGCATTCCGTAAATGTACCATTAATCTCGATACTGTTTCTGGCTCGTGTCCGATTTCACTCGCAAGTCCATCACGATTAAGATGCTTGATTTCCTTAGCGTCCTGTTCATTCGGATTGCTACATAAGTAATACGTTTGAAAGTGAAAGAACGGTAGAATCTTATACAGTAAACCGACTTCGTTTAAATCGAGATCAGCTACGATTTCTTGCGTTTTTACCTGATAGAGCTTCGTAAATGGCTCGCCACCCTTCACGTCGCCCATCGTATGGAAGTTAGCGCTAATAGAATAAACGTTGCTACGTCCTTCTTTTAATACGTGAATAACACTTAACTCCTCTAAGCGAGTTAGTATCTTAGTGGTAGCGACCTTGCCACGCTTAAAGATACGCTGAATGTCCATTTGTTTTAACGGCTTACCATCCTTAATTAGTTTACCGTCGCTTTTAAAACGCAAAAAAGGCAAGAGCTTTATGATCGCTCCTGCCTCTGTTAATGTTAATCCCGTAATGACTTCTCGGATAGGATCGTGATAACTCGCTACCCAATTCTTACCTCGTGATAATAAACGATATTGCTCCTTTTCGATAGCACGTTTATATCCTTCGGCTTGCTTACGGTTAACTAAACTATATTCTTTTGTACGGTCTTCACCGGTAGTTACATCGATAATTCTTAAAGTAGACATTTCGTTTTCCCCTTCCGTTATAAATACGAAGGGTGGACGGAGCTTACCCGTCTCATTCGTTTCCCTATTACGTATAGATAACTAAAGGGGATAAAGTTAGTAGTAAAACAAAGACATTATTGAGTATTTGCAATCTCCCAATCTTCATAATGTGCTTTAAGTGTACTAATATCTTGCCATTCTAAGCTACCTACCGGAGTAGTAGCAGTATGATCAATTAATGCATCGAGAAGAGATTTTACACTATTAAAAACAGTTGAATCTTGCATTAATTCCATAAGTGCGTTATATGGCTTTTCTCCTGAAACTTCTCTAGATAAATACGCAGCCTCAAAATTCTTTAAATTAGCTATTAACCTTACTTTAGATACATCTTCATGCTCATATACTGCATCAACAATACTCTGATTGATAGACCATGCTGGATTCCTATTGCCATTACTTAATAATGGGTAATCACTATCATGTAATACTGAGTATCTTGAATTAAAATGATTTAATATTTTCACTAAAGACACTATAGTTCCTTTACCTCTCGCTCTGATAATGTGCACATCTTTAAATGCATCAGGGTTTTGAGAGATTATGTACTTAAATGCTGTATATTCAGTATCTCCTTCAACTATTATAGAATGACCTCCGAAGAAGAATTCAGTCACATGTGGATCACATACATTAAGTAATTTTAAACGCTGTCTATCATCCTCTCCAAGCTGTACTTTATTAGGTCTGAAAACAGTTGTCCCCTGTATTTCACCTTCTATTCTCTCTACCCTAATTATCGTAGTGTTATCCCTAGATACATCAATAAACAGAGGTGAATGCGTCGTTACCATAACTTGCCAATTTCCACTTGCAGGAAGATCGTATAACACTTTACAAGCCTCTCTAACAGCACTAGGATGTAAACATAATTCTGGTTCATCTAGCAATAATACATGAGGTCTGTCGTTTTGAGATGTAGTATCAGAGACATACCTTAAAGCAGCCCAAAGCAATGTTCTTCGTGCACCACTCCCTTGTCTATCTATAGTGCTCTGGTAGCCGTCAGTGGGACCCATCAAAAGTTTTGCTCCAGCCTTGAATAAATTGATATTTTTTTCTAAACCCTCCTCAGGGCGAGCATCAAAAGTAACTGTATAATTAGGAAATACTCCTTTTAATAACTCTGAAATACCTTCTTCCGCTCTTTTTATCTCGTCTTGTGATTCCTCTATAATAGTACTTTGAATAGTTTTCACTTGTTCTATCAGTTTTTGATACTCTGTTAAACTTCCATCTTCACTGTTCTCTTGCGCCCTGAAAGATTTTACCCTGTCATCTATAATCGAGGATAGTAACTTAACAATTGCTTTCGATTGATCTTCTGGGTCTGAAAAAGCATCTACCTTATGTGGTAATGGTCTTCTAGAATTCGCTACATTAGCTGCTCCCCAAGGAACACCATCTTCCGCCCAGTCCTGCGTTTCGGTATTATAGCCATTTCTTTTTGGTTTCCCCGGAGCGCTCCAAATCCACCGCTCTCTAACTAAGTTTTCACCCGTTCTATTATCCACCCATTTTGCTCCAGGTAAATTGTCATATACGACTGTATGAAGTTCAATTTCTGGTAAAGCATTACTATTGATTTCTCCATTTGGGAAATCATCCATAGTAAGGTCTCCTTTTTTTGACCCATCACTCATTACTACTTCATAAGCCCTTAGTATAGAGCTTTTACCTACGTTATTTGGTCCTACTAACACTACAATATCATCTAATTCTATTTCTACTGGAGTACTCCCAATGGCTCTGAAATTTTTGATTACTAACTTACTTAATCTAGGTCTTCTGGTTACCTCTGACATACAATCCCCTACTTCCATTCAGTATATTGCTAATTATACCAAATAAAGGATGTCTGAATGAGGAAATATTCAGAATATAAATACAAATCATTTAATAGAGTTGCTTACAGCAAATAAAACCACCATCTCTGGCGGTCTCAATCGTTTTCCCTCTCTATCGATATGTGAACAAAGCTTCTTTCGTGATCATTTTTCAAAATTTATTGCTCTAAGAATATCCTCCTTTTTTAGAATTAATTCGCACAACTTTCTTTCCTTGCCGTCTTCATTCTCAGTCATTACATCTACTGGAATTAACTCTAAATCTTCAATAATCCCATGGAATTGTAACCATCTATTAGATACTTCACATTCTACGTAACCTTTCCCACGCTCATTAATTTTTCTCTGTTTTCTACTGATTGGTATACGGATTATTTTTTCTTCTGTACTCATTAAGATACCTCCGTGGTCTATTATACTCCGTGCTCTGCCTACATGTTATATTTTAACAGAAATAACCATAAAGTATGAAATAAAAATAAACCGCCATCTCTGGCGGCCTCTATTCGTCTTCCCTCGCCGTATTATACGGACGATACTTCTCTCGCAGTGCCTCGAGTTCCTTACGTTTTCCCTCGACATCCACTCGAAGAAACAAACTAACCTTGTCCAACTTTTTCACCGGCGTAATTTTTCCTTGCTTAATTAACTGACTCATACGAGCGCGCGTAATACCTAATATTTCGATAGCTTCAGGAGCCGTAAGGACTTCATTACGTACGAAGTCCTCGACTTCCAGGCGTGAATTTAAGTTATACTTCACTTGCGTATACCTCCCATTAAATCCTTAGCGACGACTATACTCGTTATTACTATCGCGATCACCGCT
The DNA window shown above is from Bacillus clarus and carries:
- a CDS encoding ATP-dependent nuclease, with translation MSEVTRRPRLSKLVIKNFRAIGSTPVEIELDDIVVLVGPNNVGKSSILRAYEVVMSDGSKKGDLTMDDFPNGEINSNALPEIELHTVVYDNLPGAKWVDNRTGENLVRERWIWSAPGKPKRNGYNTETQDWAEDGVPWGAANVANSRRPLPHKVDAFSDPEDQSKAIVKLLSSIIDDRVKSFRAQENSEDGSLTEYQKLIEQVKTIQSTIIEESQDEIKRAEEGISELLKGVFPNYTVTFDARPEEGLEKNINLFKAGAKLLMGPTDGYQSTIDRQGSGARRTLLWAALRYVSDTTSQNDRPHVLLLDEPELCLHPSAVREACKVLYDLPASGNWQVMVTTHSPLFIDVSRDNTTIIRVERIEGEIQGTTVFRPNKVQLGEDDRQRLKLLNVCDPHVTEFFFGGHSIIVEGDTEYTAFKYIISQNPDAFKDVHIIRARGKGTIVSLVKILNHFNSRYSVLHDSDYPLLSNGNRNPAWSINQSIVDAVYEHEDVSKVRLIANLKNFEAAYLSREVSGEKPYNALMELMQDSTVFNSVKSLLDALIDHTATTPVGSLEWQDISTLKAHYEDWEIANTQ
- a CDS encoding helix-turn-helix domain-containing protein, giving the protein MKYNLNSRLEVEDFVRNEVLTAPEAIEILGITRARMSQLIKQGKITPVKKLDKVSLFLRVDVEGKRKELEALREKYRPYNTAREDE